TCCTGGTCTTATGGGAGTGTAATTTTGTCCACATATGACTGATCTGGGACAAATTGAAATTACATTCCACCACCATGCCGAAGCTCTCCTGGCTTACCTTTGCTGATGTATTATCTGATTCTGACAGAGAGAGTATTTTCAGACACTTTGGACTTCGAAGTTTTAGACGAAATATAAAATTTTGTTCAACGGGTGCATTTTCTGTAAAAGTTCCTCAAAAATCAGAGTGCCATTTCCTTAAACTGACAATGGGCCCCTTAAGGAACAAGAAGTTGGGGTATGATCTTCAGTTTTTGCAGAACTGTTGCTAAAAGGCTTTTCAACAATTAGTAACAAGGACAACAACAGTGGTGATAAATTTTAGCAAGTCGATCCACCTTACCTTcgattgttttcatattctattTGTTGTTTCATGAACATGGAGTTCTTTAAGAGATCCTGTATGTTCTGAAAGTGAGCTCGGCTTTGGTTCATTGTTCGGACAGCACTGTTGGGAAATTGTGTGAAAGTGAGTTTGTGAAAGACAATTCAAATCAGGAGTCAGGCAAATCTGTTCATGCTGAATCCACAAAATGATACCGACTTATCTGTGAGAAAACAAGTTATTGCAGTTTACGATTCCGAAACCAATGTGAGCTCCTTCCAAATTGTAACACTATAATAAGTTCAATATGAAATAATCTTCCACACTGTGCTCACCATTGTCTTCATTTTGTTGGTCACAACCTTTGGTCACCATTAACTCATTAAGTCAATTAACTGACCCCTTACCCTGCTGCATATTCCATATCAAAGCAGCTGCCCTGGACTTGCTGATGTAAATCCTCGACTTCATGCTGAAAAAGACCAGACAATCAATCACACAAGCGGTCTTCATGCGAGTCCAGGTGATGGCAAACCTTGGTTACACTTACTAGGTCACTTCAGATTACAGTTTTTGCAGGTGGTGATATTTGGTAATACTATGAAAACTACTCAACCAAGACTTACCCTTTGTTCGACAAGCTGTGGCATGGACTTCCTCACATGCTCTTGTATGCGGTAAAAGGCAAGGGAGGGCTCGTTGGCAACGATGTGAAGATTCTCCGAGAACTTCTCGGTGACTGAAAGATGTAAACATTTCCATCACAATGTCATGCAAGCAAATCAGTTATCATGAAATATTGTATATTAGTACTAGTACATGGGGTACTATAGTTGGGCTGTGAGGCttgtatttttttcagattttaagcttgttttaaaaaataaagGGTATGAAGGGCATAGTTGCATGGTATTGATGGTGGCCAAATCGGTTAAGAATGATTGGAAAAGCACATTTCTATGTCAACAAAGATGGTATTAGTACATTGATGCGTGTGGTTGTGGAAGAGGCTACACATATTGTGAATCCATTCATGGTTAGGCAGTATAATGACATTCACCTTTTTTCACTTTGTGGTCCAATTCAGGATttgcattttcagaaaacaattGAGCACCTGAAAATAGACAGGAATGGTACATCAAACTAAGGTAAGCTCACAGCCATATAGGGGACAGGTAGTGACATCAGACAGGCATCCGTTTTTGGACCTCAATCACTAGCCTTCACCCTGCTAGATGACATCGCCTAAGTATGCCACATGGGTCAGTGACATATATTTGATATCCAAAATGTCTTTTTTCGTGATAACTTTATCTACACCTCCTCTATATTTGAGTAGAAAAACAACAGTGAAGTACACATGTAAATGTATCAAACTGAAGTCAGTTTTTTGagttattgatagcaatttcaTGATCAGGTTCCTGcctttttgtaaatgaattagcaTGGACTTGACGACCCATTACAGATCTTCTGTCATACTTTGTTGTTCATACAGATCGCGAAACAGGCCTGATTTTAGATTTTAGATTTTTTTGTGCATGCAACAATATGAAGTCAAAACAGCTAGTGCAAGACAAAACAAGGGTACAATGTCACTATGTGGCCATCACAATAATTGCAGGATTGAACAATGTTTTATTGTTAATGTTTAGAATGAAAAACAACTGCAGTGGTAGGAACAGTAGCAGGACAGCTTTTATTGCCTCGCATGAGAAAGGAAGTATAAAAAAGAAACAGCTCCCTGCAGAAAAGATGTTAACTTAATATTATTGAGTCAAAAGAACAACATCAGAAGAACAAGGAAATATTGCAGAGAAGCACGATCCTCGCAGATGGAAATGATTAGTGCAACAACAGTTTATACATATTAATGTGTGCGATAAGAACTgtaaataaaacattaatagtTGAAAGAATTATGAATAGCAACATAGGAATAAGAGAACGCATTTCACAAAGAGAGTGCAATTTTAACTTTTGAGGACCAACATTGGTGAATGCACGTCAAAATTAGCCACCCGTCCCAGGTCAAATCACTCTGCCGATGAAACATGGTGGTCACCCTGGTAAATAATGTATAGCAATTAATAGCAGTGTCTCTAATTTGGACTGGTATTCAAGAGTAAAGTTCAGGTAATTTACTTTTGACTAGTAGTATTGACATGATTTGTTGATCCTCAAATGACACAGAATCAGAATGATGACAACAAAAGAGACAAGACGGTGAAATAATCAGCAGATGAGACATCAGCATGCATTACAATGTCACTCACCTACAGCTGCTGTTAAATCATGGAACATTGTCCCAACTGGTTGAGAAAATCCTACTTGAAATTTTTTACTAACTATGCGGTTAGTAGCACACTGCAATTCATGAAAGGGTGGTAATATCAAACACGGTAGGAAATAGATGGGATTCTGTAGTTTCATCTGCATGTTCGAATTATGTAAACACCAAatggtgatgacgaggtagatGAAATATGCAACGAAACCAGACTTGAACCCTAACAATCACAATTCTCAAATTTATCGAATAAGGCATGATATGAAAAAGACCAGGGTTATTTACCTGACCTAGTTGTGTACCAAATGCAGAGAAAACTATCATTGACATTAATTTacctttttatacatgtattacaactGTGCTAATTACTCTGAATAACCAAGCAGATAATTCTGTCATCATACAACAGGCCTATCTAATTCTCAGAATACAGAACTATTCCGTGAACACAATTCCAATACTAACATTCTGGTCATGGACACAACTCTGCTTTCTGCATTGGGGTACACAACCCAAGGTCGGAGTAATGACCACTTAGTACAGGAAAAGCCTGaggaataggcctacattttttcACACAGCAGACAAGCTGAGGGGAAGGGGGATGCAGTGATGAAGCGTTCTTAACTCACCTTgagatttgttttgttttgtattaCCATTAGGCTGATGGGGGAGTGGTGAGGTTAGGAAACGGTCCATTGCTCTGCCTCTAGGCATAagaaaaacaatttgttttacACTTAGTTATGATTATCAAATCTAAATATACAATCAGCTCTACTCAAATGATCAATAAATTCTCTAGTCTAGGGGGTTGGGAAGGGGGGCACAATCAGAGAATACGAATGCGCCTTGGCCAACAATGACAGCCCAGTTCATCTCAAAAAATGTTATAGTATAGAAGTTGATTTGAGTGGCCTATGCAAatgtctgaaatgaaatgaaaagaatgCATTGGCACCAGTCAGACAAAGTGTAATGTGGGGAAGGTCTCCTCTGACTCACGGTCAATGACACCCGACAATGCTTCTCGCGCTATTGTCTGGCATCTTTTACAGGGAAGATCTCTTGTAAAGACGTTTTGTTGGTCCGagcctaggtggtaccggcgtatcagGCAAACAGCCTATGACATTATGAACGACTTGCAATGTGATtcactgattgattgatcgaTAAGACGATAGAGACACGCTCCAACACAATACACATGGACAGCCAATGGAGGAGTACAGTCGACTATAGCACTACCCCTGCAGGCTTTTGTACATTCTTTTCTTTTGCTCGCTTTATCAATTgtgataagcccccctttaggaggggctcttaagatacacgtgtgtgtgggagtatatactgatttgatgagaaataaagagagtaacaattgtatatcctacaaacaattttttttggtatttttctgaattaactccgttgagtttaccgatttctccgcgatcttccggtggtggttgctatcccattggttgaaattaatttaaattaatttaaatcttcatgggaattcgctacatcatatgcctaagaaattggccaattatattaatatttttattagagaaatatccgtcctaaataatgacagaaaagggtggtttatttcaattttgtgtcgacatgatcgaggtcacgtgacataaaaacaaaacaatagcacacacccgtccaaaaaaggcactttaagaaaaacaaatacgtttttccagcttaaaaccacactgacgactaagttatattggtcttctgcccaaatctgaagtatcaaaatgaatcacaaactagaactagctctatttagcaaaagttgcgtgaaaaattcggatgagcgacattctgcaccctagcggccaataaataaactactttcagccgtctgctccggtctcgttagggagtttttcccaaatgtacgcgatgatgacgtgccccattaacaggacgtaacatctattttaaaatgcgtttccaaagtgaatgcatgaggacaacctatttgtgtcgtatatcactggaaacgcccgattcccgtgaataaggacaatcacaatgtattacattaccaaaacaaaaatgtgtcggaaggaactatatggatggtcccatcgcacccccccccccctccagcagtatgacacagaagggctagttgactgtccaccggggggtttggggggagcttccaccaacgcactggtaaaaacctatggcgacggaggggggtttggggggtgtccccccattgtaacagctgtagttgttagagcttgcacttaacatatgctcgtaggggggttcgggggagctcccccgacctaaaggggggctcactaagtccttgactttacatattataaatAGAGTGAATGGGATATGAATGACGACTGCGAGATTCGGATTGAAACGTCAATTAAAAGGCCCATTATTTAGAACCCGGAAGTGAAAACCCTTTTTTTATCTCACATTCTTCGCCTTACCTTGCATCTCAGTCTTGTTATACGCCAAATAATTGAGGCCACTTTCCATCTATATCAACTAATCATTCTCCGCAACGAGACAAAAACGAAAAATTTGCAGCAGTTGCGCCAAAATATGCTTTATTCGACATTCAAATGAGATTCTCCAACATAATATTTGGAAACAACGACCAAAAAGTAAACAGGTGGAGACTGATTCCGTGTAGGCTGCGACGTACCAACTGTCTTCGGCAAATGGTGCACACTACTCCACACGGCTGTTCTTAATAAACGTTGTGAATTAGTGATTTGCCCATGGAAAGGAGTTAATATCAGGCAAAGGCTTCAAGAAACACAGCACGGGAAGACAGTCACTCCATGGAGATGACTATCGGAGGAGACCAATTGCATAGGCCGAGTAATTACTAGACGTCTGGTCTCATACGAGTTGAAAGGAGTACCGTTTCTTCGGAGTGCCAATGAGAAAGCACCAGTGTAACATCTGTTAGAGTTCATAACTTAGTGCCTCCCTGACTGGTTCTCAATTCCCACAATAAGGCGACCACTAGCCACTATTCGAAAAGGAAGAGTCACATCCCCTAGTCACATCCTCAGGTGTGTCTTTCATTGGAGGACAAGTGGTGTAACAGTGTTTGATAGACGCTCTAACACTGAGAACAGAAGAGCTAGAAATAACATACACTGCATGATTATGATACCATAATATTGTTTATTTACTTTACACTGGCTCTCACACAGAGCATGCTGCAAAACATGTTTACAAGAAAAGAAGCAATATTTCTTTTCCTTCTTTTACTTGAGGAATAAATATTATGTCATGCACACAGTAACACACAGCAATTTTATCTTGATTGTTCAGTATAACAGAAGCACAAGTGGCTGTTTGAGGTATTTCATTCTTTAAATAGTCTAGGTGTCTCATGTTCTAGAGTTGTTGCAACCCTCCTTGGCATACATGATGTTCCAAAATAATGCACAAGCAAATTTAGAAAATTTTCTTAGAGATAAAGACCGACACACATCTCATCAAAATAGCCTCGCTGGTCATTAAGAGGTGTCATTTTTTACATTTGCTGTGCAATGAGTTCAGCTGTCTGGAGTATTGGAGTTGAGTTATTATCATTGACCAGCATGTTACAAGCATACAATGCTATACATACATTGGCTGCAGTTGTTGTAATTTTGAATGGCAAGTGCACATTTcaatgcatcttgaccctcaatgtattgacattgctaagctttacagacacCGCGCATCTATGGGCGGAGATAACGGAggcaatacatgcaatactgctggaagttcagtatgatttTACAACCAATACAAAACATGCCAGGCTTGTATAACCAAAGAATATGCTCAAAGGACTATTCTTCTGACTTGTGTAGCACTGTATGCTGGTACGAAGCGGGTATCATAGAAGATTCAGACACCTGGaccttttacaacatttttgacaATTAACAGGCAGACAAAAGAGATAATATTATTATGACATTGAGTTACGATATCACAGTACAAATCCGTCAAGGAACAGTAGAAATTTTTGATGAAGATGCCATTGcctgatcatgaccatcattgAGATGGGGAGGGGATGCACTGGCGCACGCTAAATGGAAATTCCGCAGACTGTCTCTGATGTTTGGCAATTGGTTTGCTTAGAACACACCTAATACACACCAAAATAGACTATGCATTACAGGGCACAAGGAAAAGCATGCAAGCCTTCTCAAGTATGTCATCCCATCTTGCACTGTTCATCAAGATCCACATGACATGACACCATCCGATCATCCATGTTTAATGATTCGAGTTCAGCAATACAgtgaatttggaaattttgaatGCGAATTTATCTAAAATGCCAAGTAAACTCAACAATGCCACAGTGGAAATGTTGTTCTGTTATTGTCCTGCAGATATGCAAATTTACAGCTTAACATCTACCTCAAGTTAGAAGCAAGGTTACAAAATAAACTGAGCTATTTTAATACTCAAGATACCAAGTATAGGCTTGACCCGATGTTATGATTGCCGGAGCAAAGCCGGTGTCAGTTCATGAGGTGTACAGGTCAAAAAGTAAAAACAGTGGAAAGGCTGTTGTGAGATCAATAAATACAATGATCATGGTTAATTGCATAGGTGATTTGGTGACAAATTGTGAGACACTGCAACCGCAAGTTATTCAAAAGTTCTAATCAAATTTCAATACTAACTAGACTCTGAACTAACATATCTCTCGTAATATTTCTGACAAGTAAAATTTACtgacaaattatcaaaatgattAGGGGTATGGGCATTTATGGGTacaaaaatcatttaaaatggTACGTTTTTGGAATGTGTTAAAACCAATTATGAAATGTCGTGTTTGGTTAACTTCCCGAGATTTTGCGCTACACCGTATGTGTAgtggtcattttgaaatcctACTGAATTGTTTTGTTCTACATTGTACGTTGCACAACGAACTTCTCACCTTTTGCGCCAAAGGGAAA
This is a stretch of genomic DNA from Lineus longissimus chromosome 2, tnLinLong1.2, whole genome shotgun sequence. It encodes these proteins:
- the LOC135503223 gene encoding BLOC-1-related complex subunit 8 homolog isoform X4 — encoded protein: MESGLNYLAYNKTEMQGRAMDRFLTSPLPHQPNGNTKQNKSQGAQLFSENANPELDHKVKKVTEKFSENLHIVANEPSLAFYRIQEHVRKSMPQLVEQRHEVEDLHQQVQGSCFDMEYAAGAVRTMNQSRAHFQNIQDLLKNSMFMKQQIEYENNRSFLAIVYVWSVQGPVLIQFQAENTKKFKVLDFIH
- the LOC135503223 gene encoding BLOC-1-related complex subunit 8 homolog isoform X1, whose protein sequence is MESGLNYLAYNKTEMQGRAMDRFLTSPLPHQPNGNTKQNKSQGAQLFSENANPELDHKVKKVTEKFSENLHIVANEPSLAFYRIQEHVRKSMPQLVEQRHEVEDLHQQVQGSCFDMEYAAGAVRTMNQSRAHFQNIQDLLKNSMFMKQQIEYENNRRMQERTNPSMYRSLLRQQKTFDHAAVGINNSDQDEVFTSSDQPSRFSPKRLTSKKRSQSMDSPSKKK
- the LOC135503223 gene encoding BLOC-1-related complex subunit 8-like isoform X3; the protein is MESGLNYLAYNKTEMQGAQLFSENANPELDHKVKKVTEKFSENLHIVANEPSLAFYRIQEHVRKSMPQLVEQRHEVEDLHQQVQGSCFDMEYAAGAVRTMNQSRAHFQNIQDLLKNSMFMKQQIEYENNRRMQERTNPSMYRSLLRQQKTFDHAAVGINNSDQDEVFTSSDQPSRFSPKRLTSKKRSQSMDSPSKKK
- the LOC135503223 gene encoding BLOC-1-related complex subunit 8 homolog isoform X5; protein product: MESGLNYLAYNKTEMQGRAMDRFLTSPLPHQPNGNTKQNKSQGAQLFSENANPELDHKVKKVTEKFSENLHIVANEPSLAFYRIQEHVRKSMPQLVEQRHEVEDLHQQVQGSCFDMEYAAGAVRTMNQSRAHFQNIQDLLKNSMFMKQQIEYENNRRRSSLAAVTD
- the LOC135503223 gene encoding BLOC-1-related complex subunit 8 homolog isoform X2 produces the protein MVIQNKTNLKCATNRIVSKKFQVGFSQPVGTMFHDLTAAVGAQLFSENANPELDHKVKKVTEKFSENLHIVANEPSLAFYRIQEHVRKSMPQLVEQRHEVEDLHQQVQGSCFDMEYAAGAVRTMNQSRAHFQNIQDLLKNSMFMKQQIEYENNRRMQERTNPSMYRSLLRQQKTFDHAAVGINNSDQDEVFTSSDQPSRFSPKRLTSKKRSQSMDSPSKKK
- the LOC135503223 gene encoding BLOC-1-related complex subunit 8 homolog isoform X6, yielding MESGLNYLAYNKTEMQGRAMDRFLTSPLPHQPNGNTKQNKSQGAQLFSENANPELDHKVKKVTEKFSENLHIVANEPSLAFYRIQEHVRKSMPQLVEQRHEVEDLHQQVQGSCFDMEYAAGAVRTMNQSRAHFQNIQDLLKNSMFMKQQIEYENNRRIR